Proteins co-encoded in one Gossypium arboreum isolate Shixiya-1 chromosome 11, ASM2569848v2, whole genome shotgun sequence genomic window:
- the LOC108472136 gene encoding UPF0481 protein At3g47200-like: MSSTEEGGGAVGAVSTDQTIIDNNTNNDYVRIDMRFTDVALSVGEVAKLQSLDKAFDGGQPNFTAKPLIRKVPSTLRHNEDFKKYFKPKVISIGPLHHDDLTLHESKELKLKLAAHFVIKIGVDKESLHSNMKVEMDGLKKCYDPQELEKYSDDNEELAWMFFVDGCAILQAVYMRYGNDDDDGKLFIKNNLLTFVYSDLFLLENQLPFRVLELLTSSGDGKMFMNAIQRFIDDAVINPAEDRFWCSEWWWEQQKEGERIHLLNLLRRRLLVEKEKPWWWRLRFFIERGFINEARTKRHHSHTIGNVKELKKAGIRLKASKTSCLTDISFNHFFFFGKLRLPPITVDDSTINLIAYEMCPDFDNDFTVTSYMCFLDLLIDEAEDVKDLRDAGILYNGLGSDEEVAKLFNKMNTDLVPSPMIYSGVKRQIHNHCKNMWINHAAQGYHTYFRSPWAFLAFVGAITALSLSTLQTYYTIHQRK; this comes from the exons ATGTCGTCCACGGAGGAAGGAGGCGGAGCCGTCGGAGCAGTTTCCACTGATCAAACAATCATCGACAACAACACCAACAACGATTACGTGAGAATTGATATGCGGTTCACGGACGTCGCCCTCAGCGTTGGCGAAGTAGCGAAGCTCCAGTCATTGGACAAAGCTTTCGACGGCGGCCAACCCAACTTCACTGCCAAACCATTAATACGAAAAGTCCCATCAACCCTTCGCCATAACGAAGATTTCAAGAAGTATTTTAAGCCGAAAGTGATCTCAATCGGCCCACTCCACCACGATGATCTCACCCTCCATGAATCCAAGGAGCTCAAGCTCAAATTAGCAGCACATTTCGTCATAAAAATTGGCGTCGATAAGGAATCCTTGCACAGCAACATGAAGGTAGAGATGGATGGCTTGAAGAAATGCTATGATCCACAGGAATTAGAGAAGTATAGCGACGATAACGAGGAACTGGCTTGGATGTTCTTCGTTGACGGCTGCGCAATTTTACAAGCAGTTTACATGCGTTAcggtaatgatgatgatgatggtaaATTGTTTATTAAAAACAATTTGCTGACATTTGTGTACTCGGATCTGTTCTTGTTGGAAAACCAATTACCTTTTCGTGTTCTTGAATTGCTTACAAGCTCGGGTGATGGCAAAATGTTCATGAATGCAATCCAAAGGTTCATCGACGATGCTGTTATCAACCCAGCCGAAGACAG ATTTTGGTGTAGTGAATGGTGGTGGGAGCAGCAAAAGGAAGGAGAGCGAATTCACTTATTGAATCTACTACGACGAAGACTCCTTGTCGAAAAAGAAAAACCATGGTGGTGGCGTTTGCGCTTTTTCATTGAACGCGGATTTATCAACGAAGCAAGAACAAAACGGCACCATTCACACACCATTGGTAACGTAAAAGAGCTTAAAAAGGCCGGGATACGGTTAAAAGCAAGCAAAACAAGTTGTTTAACCGACATCagtttcaaccatttcttcttcttcGGAAAATTACGGTTACCGCCGATCACCGTTGATGATTCAACCATAAACTTAATAGCTTACGAAATGTGTCCGGATTTCGACAACGATTTCACCGTCACTTCATATATGTGTTTCCTTGATTTATTGATCGATGAAGCCGAAGATGTTAAAGACCTTAGAGACGCCGGTATACTATACAATGGATTGGGGAGTGATGAAGAAGTGGCTAAGCTTTTCAATAAGATGAACACTGATTTGGTTCCTAGTCCGATGATTTACAGTGGGGTTAAACGGCAAATACATAATCATTGTAAGAATATGTGGATTAATCATGCAGCTCAAGGTTATCATACTTATTTTAGGAGTCCTTGGGCGTTTTTGGCATTTGTGGGTGCCATTACTGCACTTTCTCTTAGTACTTTGCAGACGTATTATACCATACATCAACGAAAGTAA